The following proteins come from a genomic window of Corallococcus sp. NCRR:
- the aceB gene encoding malate synthase A, translated as MDARTSQTPPAFGPGVTVEGAWHPDYAEVLTQEAMAFVAKLVRTFGERREALLERRKKVAQGWRKGERPHFLPETADIRKGDWSVSPVPADLQDRRVEITGPVDRKMIINALNSGASVFMADFEDANSPTWDNVVRGQLNLRDAVRKTISFTAENGKHYALNEKHAVLFVRPRGWHLPERHVRIDGKPISGSLFDFGLFFFHNAREQLKRGTGPYFYLPKMQSHLEARLWNDVFQLAQKELGIPNGTIKATVLIETLPAAFEMDEILYELREHSAGLNCGRWDYIFSFIKTLQSDASVVLPDRGQVTMDKGFLNAYSQLLIQTCHRRGAHAMGGMAAFIPIKGDTAANDAVMAKVRADKQREAKNGHDGTWVAHPGLVPVAKEIFDAQMKGPNQVANKREDVRITESDLLQVPSGTRTEEGLRHNIRVGIQYTAAWLGGLGCVPLYNLMEDAATAEISRAQVWQWIHHEATLEDGRKVTPELFRELLAEEMARMGREGAVERYGQAHMEKSRALFEQLSTAPAFEDFLTLPAYEALDPQS; from the coding sequence ATGGACGCCCGCACCTCCCAGACTCCCCCGGCCTTCGGCCCCGGCGTGACCGTGGAGGGCGCCTGGCACCCGGACTACGCGGAGGTGCTGACGCAGGAGGCCATGGCCTTCGTGGCGAAGCTGGTCCGCACCTTCGGTGAGCGGCGGGAAGCACTGCTGGAGCGGCGCAAGAAGGTGGCGCAGGGCTGGCGCAAGGGTGAGCGCCCCCACTTCCTCCCGGAGACGGCGGACATCCGGAAGGGGGACTGGAGCGTGTCCCCGGTGCCCGCGGACCTGCAGGACCGGCGCGTGGAGATCACCGGTCCGGTGGACCGCAAGATGATCATCAACGCGCTCAACTCCGGCGCCAGCGTGTTCATGGCGGACTTCGAGGACGCCAACAGCCCCACCTGGGACAACGTGGTGCGCGGCCAGCTGAACCTGCGCGACGCCGTTCGCAAGACCATCTCCTTCACGGCGGAGAACGGGAAGCACTACGCGCTGAACGAGAAGCACGCCGTGCTGTTCGTGCGCCCGCGCGGCTGGCACCTGCCGGAGCGCCACGTGCGCATCGACGGCAAGCCCATCTCCGGTTCGCTCTTCGACTTCGGCCTGTTCTTCTTCCACAACGCGCGCGAGCAGCTCAAGCGCGGCACGGGCCCCTACTTCTACCTGCCCAAGATGCAGAGCCACCTGGAGGCCCGGCTGTGGAACGACGTGTTCCAGCTGGCCCAGAAGGAGCTGGGCATCCCGAACGGCACCATCAAGGCCACGGTCCTCATCGAGACGCTGCCCGCCGCGTTCGAGATGGATGAAATCCTCTACGAGCTGCGCGAGCACTCGGCGGGTCTCAACTGCGGCCGCTGGGACTACATCTTCAGCTTCATCAAGACGCTCCAGTCCGACGCGTCCGTGGTGCTGCCCGACCGCGGGCAGGTGACCATGGACAAGGGCTTCCTCAACGCCTACTCGCAGCTGCTCATCCAGACCTGTCACCGCCGGGGCGCGCACGCCATGGGCGGCATGGCCGCCTTCATCCCCATCAAGGGGGACACCGCCGCCAACGACGCGGTGATGGCCAAGGTCCGCGCGGACAAGCAGCGGGAGGCGAAGAACGGCCACGACGGCACCTGGGTGGCGCACCCCGGCCTGGTCCCCGTGGCGAAGGAGATCTTCGACGCGCAGATGAAGGGCCCCAACCAGGTGGCCAACAAGCGCGAGGACGTGCGCATCACGGAGAGCGACCTGCTCCAGGTGCCCTCCGGCACGCGCACGGAGGAGGGCCTGCGCCACAACATCCGCGTGGGCATCCAGTACACCGCCGCGTGGCTGGGCGGCCTGGGCTGCGTGCCGCTCTACAACCTGATGGAGGACGCGGCCACGGCCGAAATCTCCCGCGCCCAGGTGTGGCAGTGGATTCACCACGAGGCCACGCTGGAGGACGGCCGCAAGGTGACGCCGGAGCTGTTCCGCGAGCTGCTCGCGGAGGAGATGGCGCGGATGGGCCGCGAGGGCGCCGTCGAGCGCTACGGCCAGGCGCACATGGAGAAGTCCCGCGCCCTCTTCGAGCAGCTGTCCACCGCGCCCGCCTTCGAGGACTTCCTCACCCTGCCGGCCTACGAGGCCCTCGACCCGCAGTCCTGA
- the aceA gene encoding isocitrate lyase, producing MYDATPTTSDASPHAKLHAQRFEGIKRNYTEKDVEKLRGSIRVSYTLAELGARRLWELLHTEDYINALGALTGGQAVQMVRAGLKAIYLSGWQVAADANNAGQMYPDQSLYPADSVPSVVKKINNSLRRADQIDHAEGRNDRYWFAPIIADAEAGFGGPLNAYELMKGMIEAGAAGVHFEDQLASEKKCGHMGGKVLVPTSHFVRTLTAARLAADVMGVPTLLVARTDADSAKLLMSDADEYDHAFIDKAAGRTGEGFYRIKGGLECAIARGLAYAPYADLVWCETSTPDLAQAKAFAEGIRKQFPNKMLAYNCSPSFNWKKNLDDSTIAKFQRELGAMGYKFQFVTLAGFHALNFSMYELARQYKDRGMAAYSEMQQSEFGAEKHGYTATRHQREVGTGYFDQVAEVISGGSASTLALHESTEAHQF from the coding sequence ATGTACGACGCGACGCCGACCACTTCCGATGCCTCCCCTCACGCGAAGCTCCATGCCCAGCGCTTCGAGGGAATCAAGCGCAACTACACCGAGAAGGACGTGGAGAAGCTGCGCGGCTCCATCCGCGTGAGCTACACGCTGGCGGAGCTGGGCGCCCGCCGCCTCTGGGAGCTGCTCCACACGGAGGACTACATCAACGCGCTGGGCGCGCTCACCGGCGGCCAGGCCGTGCAGATGGTGCGCGCGGGCCTCAAGGCCATCTACCTGTCCGGCTGGCAGGTCGCCGCGGACGCGAACAACGCCGGCCAGATGTACCCGGACCAGAGCCTCTACCCGGCGGACTCCGTCCCCTCCGTGGTGAAGAAGATCAACAACTCCCTGCGCCGCGCGGACCAGATCGACCACGCCGAGGGCCGCAACGACCGCTACTGGTTCGCGCCCATCATCGCGGACGCGGAGGCCGGCTTCGGCGGTCCGCTCAACGCCTATGAGCTGATGAAGGGCATGATTGAAGCGGGCGCCGCGGGCGTGCACTTCGAGGATCAGCTGGCCAGCGAGAAGAAGTGCGGCCACATGGGCGGCAAGGTGCTGGTGCCCACCAGCCACTTCGTGCGCACGCTGACCGCGGCGCGCCTGGCGGCGGACGTGATGGGCGTGCCCACGCTGCTCGTGGCCCGCACGGACGCGGACAGCGCCAAGCTGCTGATGAGCGACGCGGACGAGTACGACCACGCCTTCATCGACAAGGCGGCGGGCCGCACGGGCGAGGGCTTCTACCGCATCAAGGGCGGCCTGGAGTGCGCCATCGCGCGCGGCCTGGCCTACGCGCCGTACGCGGACCTGGTGTGGTGCGAGACCAGCACCCCGGACCTCGCGCAGGCCAAGGCCTTCGCCGAGGGCATCCGCAAGCAGTTCCCCAACAAGATGCTCGCGTACAACTGCTCGCCGTCCTTCAACTGGAAGAAGAACCTGGACGACAGCACCATCGCCAAGTTCCAGCGTGAGCTGGGCGCCATGGGCTACAAGTTCCAGTTCGTCACCCTGGCGGGCTTCCACGCGCTGAACTTCTCCATGTACGAGCTGGCCCGTCAGTACAAGGACCGCGGCATGGCGGCCTACAGCGAGATGCAGCAGTCGGAGTTCGGCGCGGAGAAGCACGGCTACACCGCCACGCGCCACCAGCGCGAGGTCGGCACCGGCTACTTCGACCAGGTCGCCGAGGTGATCTCCGGCGGCAGCGCCAGCACCCTGGCCCTGCACGAGTCCACCGAGGCC
- a CDS encoding PspC domain-containing protein has product MDVTTRCRACSKELSGEAPRCPHCRARTVPMHRGEGRALLGVCSALARELGVDVSLVRVAFVLMLFASAGMSAALYLLLWAFIPAKAYGRAPLQGTLDWVSKVANTPVDDDTPRWEKRV; this is encoded by the coding sequence ATGGACGTCACGACACGCTGCAGGGCCTGTTCGAAGGAACTGTCCGGGGAGGCGCCGCGCTGCCCGCACTGCCGTGCGCGGACGGTGCCGATGCACCGGGGCGAGGGGCGGGCGCTCCTGGGGGTCTGCTCGGCGCTGGCGCGCGAGCTGGGCGTGGACGTTTCGCTGGTGCGGGTGGCGTTCGTGCTGATGCTGTTCGCGTCCGCGGGGATGAGCGCGGCGCTCTACCTGCTGCTCTGGGCGTTCATCCCGGCGAAGGCGTACGGCCGGGCGCCGCTGCAGGGGACGCTGGACTGGGTGTCCAAGGTCGCGAACACGCCCGTGGACGACGACACGCCTCGCTGGGAGAAGCGCGTCTGA